A region of uncultured Carboxylicivirga sp. DNA encodes the following proteins:
- a CDS encoding energy transducer TonB translates to MKYLLLIFWLGVMTMGIHAQNTERSKKQDERVPAKLQTDQIQKISEITILPQSSISYFLMNTIEYPENSVAKMEEGQVVVKFIIEPDGAIRDIKVINSVSEAIDEQVINGVQKTSGKWLPAYENGKPVESEHKLYITFDIMNNLPLNEQSIDHFTKGMKLIYQAELYEKENPINNNKKVKKLNRQYKKALYHFDEAAKYQAEEGSIFYWQSYAYQKLGDMQRMEEKLKEYQATL, encoded by the coding sequence ATGAAATATTTACTTTTAATATTTTGGTTGGGAGTCATGACGATGGGAATTCACGCCCAAAACACAGAAAGGAGTAAAAAACAAGACGAAAGAGTTCCTGCTAAATTACAAACCGATCAAATTCAGAAGATTTCGGAGATAACGATTTTACCGCAAAGCTCAATCAGTTATTTCCTGATGAATACCATTGAGTATCCCGAAAATTCAGTTGCCAAAATGGAAGAAGGACAGGTGGTTGTTAAATTTATTATTGAACCAGATGGTGCCATCAGGGATATAAAAGTTATCAATTCTGTTTCGGAGGCTATTGATGAGCAAGTGATAAACGGCGTGCAAAAAACAAGTGGCAAATGGCTACCTGCATACGAAAACGGCAAACCGGTTGAATCGGAACACAAGCTGTATATCACCTTTGATATCATGAACAACTTACCTTTAAATGAGCAATCTATTGATCATTTTACCAAAGGGATGAAACTGATATACCAGGCCGAACTTTATGAAAAAGAAAACCCAATTAACAACAATAAAAAAGTCAAAAAACTAAACAGGCAGTACAAAAAAGCATTATATCATTTTGATGAAGCAGCAAAATACCAGGCAGAGGAAGGATCCATTTTTTACTGGCAATCGTATGCTTATCAGAAATTGGGAGATATGCAAAGAATGGAAGAAAAACTCAAAGAATATCAGGCCACATTATAA
- a CDS encoding energy transducer TonB, whose product MKKVLSVVAFGIMALGLTAQNNTKSINEGDIPARLKTNEIQRLEEVTVLPQSPLCCFMQKEIEYPEQCAIIGEEGQVVVQFIIETNGEIRDLKVINPVSKLLDDQVVYCLKKTSGLWAPAIEHGQAIESVHKLYVTFDIEGNKSLGELSAEHYKNGIQYIVKGDEIRSDYFLSQDKKLKKADRQYRYALNHFNVAKKLQAEEAAIIFWQSKVYERLGDLSMMKDKLDEYHSVLMPDEFENKDYVCISYPLNKK is encoded by the coding sequence ATGAAAAAAGTGTTGAGTGTTGTGGCGTTCGGAATCATGGCTCTGGGATTAACTGCTCAAAATAATACTAAGAGCATCAATGAAGGAGACATTCCTGCCAGATTAAAAACAAATGAAATTCAAAGATTGGAAGAAGTAACTGTTCTCCCTCAAAGTCCGTTATGCTGCTTTATGCAAAAAGAGATTGAGTATCCAGAACAATGCGCAATAATAGGCGAAGAAGGACAGGTAGTTGTTCAATTTATTATTGAAACAAACGGTGAAATAAGAGACCTTAAAGTAATCAATCCTGTTTCTAAATTACTTGATGATCAGGTTGTTTACTGTCTGAAAAAAACAAGTGGTTTATGGGCTCCGGCCATTGAACATGGTCAGGCAATTGAATCGGTTCATAAACTGTATGTTACCTTTGATATTGAAGGTAACAAAAGTCTCGGTGAACTATCTGCTGAACATTACAAAAATGGCATCCAATACATTGTTAAAGGAGACGAAATCAGAAGCGATTACTTCCTATCTCAGGACAAAAAATTAAAAAAGGCAGACCGTCAGTATCGATATGCATTAAATCATTTTAATGTAGCTAAAAAACTTCAGGCCGAAGAAGCTGCTATTATCTTTTGGCAATCTAAAGTTTATGAGCGATTAGGCGATTTATCGATGATGAAAGATAAATTGGATGAATACCACTCTGTATTAATGCCAGATGAATTTGAAAACAAGGATTATGTCTGTATAAGTTATCCGTTAAATAAAAAATAA
- a CDS encoding LuxR C-terminal-related transcriptional regulator yields the protein MEPLSFTDLVTVIGLLNTQTSAKDKKKEKIKNEQLNFELTLLSNQFYHIVSFPQFKINYISKNIANILGLDPGNTTLKHLYSLIHPEDLPLILLASKKLIEFLIVNMPRLEPYQMIVTFDYRIKNKDGNYIRVLNQNSMINKASDNSNCQTISLYSDITHYKTSNKIDFDLINYGDPVDFIFPDEEINNIALLFTPREREVLTLLASGKNSAEIGDLLFISKHTVDTHRRHMLTKSHLCNTAELVAFALNNNLF from the coding sequence ATGGAACCCCTTTCTTTTACAGACCTGGTTACGGTTATTGGTTTACTAAATACACAAACGAGTGCAAAGGACAAAAAGAAAGAAAAGATTAAAAATGAACAACTTAATTTTGAGCTAACTCTTTTAAGTAACCAATTTTACCACATTGTCAGTTTTCCGCAATTCAAAATTAATTACATCTCCAAAAATATTGCTAACATACTGGGATTAGACCCCGGAAACACAACTTTGAAACATCTTTACAGCCTTATTCATCCTGAAGACTTACCCTTAATTTTACTGGCCTCAAAAAAACTGATTGAATTTCTGATTGTAAATATGCCCAGGTTAGAACCCTATCAAATGATTGTGACGTTCGATTACAGGATTAAAAATAAGGATGGTAATTACATTCGGGTTTTAAATCAGAACAGCATGATAAACAAGGCTTCAGACAACTCAAATTGTCAGACTATTTCACTTTATTCTGATATAACGCACTATAAAACCAGCAACAAAATTGATTTTGATTTAATCAACTATGGTGATCCTGTTGACTTTATCTTCCCCGATGAAGAAATAAATAATATCGCTCTTTTATTTACACCCCGCGAAAGAGAAGTACTCACCTTACTGGCTTCCGGTAAAAACAGTGCCGAAATTGGTGATTTGTTATTTATCAGTAAACACACCGTTGATACTCATCGCAGACATATGCTGACAAAATCACACTTATGCAATACCGCAGAACTGGTGGCCTTTGCTTTAAACAATAACCTGTTTTAG
- a CDS encoding methionine aminotransferase, translated as MHISTKYQNLKSNFSSTIAPLISEYNAINLADGYTGFHCNSKLINLVEKHLREGLNQIAPFQGEMALRKKVAQKTEELYSRVYQPQTEVTITAGVQQAMFTAISALVKEGDEVIVFEPANEYCVPAIQMNGAQPVFVPMKEPDFHIDWEQVQMMINSKTRMIIINTPHNPTGWVMKEIDMLRLQRMVNGTKIVILSEETFEHIVFDEESHQSAALYPILAERSIIIASFGESYHVTGWQIGFCLAPEEIMREFRKVHQVMVQSVNSPFQLALADFMEEKEEYRGLRSFYQERRNFFLDLMEESKFKPIVSQGTFFQLFDFSEASDEADKDFAIRLIKELGVAVMPISAFLHEKSKRQVVRINYAQPDEILIEAANRLKQL; from the coding sequence ATGCACATAAGCACCAAATATCAAAACCTGAAATCTAATTTCTCGTCTACTATTGCACCGTTAATTAGTGAATACAATGCCATCAATCTGGCAGATGGTTACACTGGTTTTCATTGCAATTCAAAATTGATCAATTTAGTTGAAAAGCATCTGCGTGAAGGGTTGAATCAGATTGCTCCTTTTCAAGGCGAGATGGCCTTACGAAAAAAAGTAGCTCAAAAAACCGAAGAGTTATATAGTAGGGTGTACCAGCCACAAACAGAAGTAACAATAACTGCAGGTGTACAGCAGGCGATGTTTACCGCCATTTCAGCTTTGGTTAAAGAAGGTGACGAAGTAATTGTTTTTGAGCCGGCTAATGAATACTGCGTTCCGGCCATACAGATGAATGGTGCTCAACCGGTTTTTGTTCCGATGAAAGAGCCCGATTTTCATATTGATTGGGAACAGGTTCAGATGATGATCAATTCTAAAACCCGCATGATCATCATTAACACACCTCATAATCCAACCGGCTGGGTGATGAAGGAAATTGATATGCTGCGTCTTCAGCGAATGGTAAACGGGACTAAGATTGTTATTCTGAGCGAAGAAACATTTGAACACATCGTGTTTGATGAAGAGTCGCATCAGAGTGCTGCTTTGTATCCAATTTTGGCAGAGCGAAGTATTATCATTGCATCGTTTGGCGAGAGTTATCATGTTACCGGCTGGCAGATAGGTTTTTGTCTGGCTCCTGAAGAAATTATGCGCGAATTCCGAAAAGTACATCAGGTAATGGTACAGAGTGTTAATTCGCCATTTCAACTGGCTTTGGCCGATTTCATGGAAGAAAAAGAAGAATATAGGGGATTACGCAGTTTTTACCAGGAAAGACGTAATTTCTTTCTCGATCTGATGGAGGAAAGTAAATTTAAACCCATCGTTTCGCAGGGAACTTTTTTTCAGCTTTTTGATTTTTCAGAAGCATCTGATGAAGCGGATAAGGATTTTGCCATTCGTCTGATAAAAGAGTTAGGAGTTGCTGTGATGCCTATTAGCGCCTTCCTACATGAGAAATCGAAGCGACAGGTTGTGCGAATTAATTATGCTCAGCCTGATGAAATATTGATTGAGGCTGCCAATCGGCTTAAACAATTGTAA
- the recO gene encoding DNA repair protein RecO, translating to MMIVSTKGIVLNHIKYKESSIIVNVYTQHFGRQSYVVNRVRSTKNKGNTVLLQPLSLIEMQVYHRPKADLQRIKEFKLLHPLTSIPFDQTKRAIAFFLTEVMAKVLREEEANEDLFRFIYHGIEVFDTGVDGAFNFHLFFLFHLSRFLGFGPGANDDNDKVFDLLNGRFVSYEPTHGYFIKNQLLDRWEDLFHLNIDQLSRLKMSAEVRSQLLEILIRYYELHLDGLGTIKSFEVLQALFHSDG from the coding sequence ATGATGATAGTCAGTACAAAAGGCATAGTATTAAATCATATTAAGTATAAAGAGAGTAGCATTATTGTAAATGTTTATACTCAACATTTTGGCCGGCAATCGTATGTTGTAAACCGGGTTCGTTCCACCAAAAACAAGGGGAACACAGTTTTATTGCAACCACTGAGTTTAATTGAAATGCAGGTCTATCATCGTCCTAAAGCTGATCTGCAACGAATCAAAGAATTCAAATTGCTTCATCCACTCACAAGTATACCATTTGATCAAACCAAAAGAGCCATTGCATTTTTTCTAACTGAAGTGATGGCTAAAGTACTTAGGGAAGAAGAGGCAAACGAAGATCTGTTTCGTTTTATTTATCATGGAATAGAGGTGTTTGATACGGGTGTTGACGGAGCTTTTAATTTTCATTTGTTTTTTCTTTTTCATTTAAGCCGTTTCTTAGGATTTGGTCCTGGTGCCAACGACGATAATGATAAAGTGTTTGATTTATTAAACGGACGTTTTGTTTCGTATGAACCAACACACGGATATTTCATAAAAAATCAATTGCTTGATAGATGGGAAGATTTGTTTCACTTAAACATTGATCAACTTAGCCGTTTAAAAATGAGTGCTGAAGTCAGAAGTCAGCTTTTGGAAATACTGATCAGGTATTACGAACTTCATTTAGACGGATTGGGAACCATTAAATCATTTGAGGTTTTACAGGCATTATTTCACAGCGATGGCTAG
- a CDS encoding MFS transporter yields the protein MDIANFFKRFGKAFWVANFAELLERAAYYGVFIVITLYLSRILAFTDFEAASISGVFSALLYFLPTFTGAYADKIGFKKSLIVAFGFLSVGYFGLGIFPTLLESAGLAKYGFTTEFTGLRESNDKYIIIPIMALIIIGGSFIKSVITGTVAKETDEKSRATGFSIFYTIVNIGAFSGKTIVKPLREAMGNVGLINISFFSAGMTLLALVAVIFFFRPSVTKGQGKSIGEIWNALIRVVTNARLIILILIITGFWMVQHQLYATMPKYVLRMAGESASPSWYANVNPLVVFTTVGLITSLFKKRTALFSMTIGMFIMPVSAFAMAAGNMLNGESIDLGFTTMHPVAFMMIVGIAFQGLAESFISPRFLEYFSLQAPKGEEGLYLGFSHLHSFLSSILGFGLSGFLLERYCPDPDLLSETEKLTAYDHAHYIWFVFVGIATISAISLIIYGKVTKWLDSKKEAPQINL from the coding sequence ATGGACATCGCTAATTTTTTTAAACGTTTTGGTAAAGCTTTTTGGGTAGCCAACTTTGCCGAATTACTCGAAAGAGCTGCATATTATGGTGTATTTATTGTAATTACACTATACTTATCAAGGATATTAGCCTTCACTGATTTTGAAGCAGCGTCAATCTCAGGAGTTTTTAGTGCACTACTTTATTTTCTACCCACTTTCACTGGTGCCTATGCCGATAAAATTGGATTTAAAAAATCATTAATTGTCGCTTTTGGATTTCTTTCAGTAGGATATTTTGGATTAGGTATCTTCCCAACACTTCTTGAATCAGCTGGACTGGCTAAATATGGTTTTACCACTGAATTTACTGGTCTGCGCGAATCAAACGACAAGTATATTATTATACCCATTATGGCTTTGATTATTATTGGTGGTAGTTTTATCAAATCTGTTATTACAGGTACTGTAGCAAAAGAAACAGATGAGAAAAGCAGAGCAACCGGTTTCTCAATTTTTTATACCATTGTTAATATTGGAGCTTTTTCGGGTAAAACCATCGTAAAACCTTTGCGCGAAGCAATGGGTAATGTTGGCTTAATCAATATCAGTTTCTTCTCTGCCGGAATGACCTTACTGGCCCTCGTTGCTGTAATTTTCTTCTTCCGACCATCGGTAACCAAAGGACAAGGAAAATCAATCGGTGAAATTTGGAATGCATTGATCAGAGTAGTAACCAATGCCCGTTTAATTATTTTGATTTTAATTATTACAGGTTTCTGGATGGTTCAACATCAGTTGTATGCAACTATGCCAAAATATGTACTAAGAATGGCAGGTGAAAGTGCATCTCCATCCTGGTATGCCAATGTCAACCCGTTGGTTGTATTTACAACTGTTGGATTGATAACATCGTTATTCAAAAAAAGAACAGCCCTATTTTCAATGACTATTGGTATGTTTATCATGCCGGTCTCAGCATTTGCGATGGCAGCCGGAAATATGCTTAATGGTGAGAGCATTGACCTTGGGTTCACAACCATGCATCCGGTAGCATTTATGATGATTGTTGGTATTGCATTTCAAGGTCTTGCTGAATCATTTATCTCACCCCGCTTTTTAGAATATTTCTCATTACAGGCTCCCAAAGGAGAAGAAGGTCTTTACCTTGGATTTAGTCATCTTCACTCCTTCTTGTCTTCAATTTTAGGATTTGGTTTATCTGGTTTCTTATTGGAAAGATATTGCCCTGATCCTGATTTACTATCGGAGACTGAAAAACTAACGGCTTATGATCATGCCCATTATATTTGGTTTGTGTTTGTGGGAATTGCAACTATTTCAGCTATTTCACTGATTATCTATGGCAAAGTCACAAAATGGCTCGACAGTAAAAAAGAGGCACCACAAATCAACTTATAA
- a CDS encoding flotillin-like FloA family protein, producing the protein MEILILILLLFITVFLGLPILVTKLRAKGKGANISFKEAIGLNFRHTNKKELFKALALIQNNNLDLKLADLEAHHLAGGNTQKVVESFLKNKDQKGITYQMLTALDIMGKDIDEAIQKTTEIHTLTINNIEFRTFKVDLWAEYKHGIRVAFENEDAKSNGIEDRVKEKLTAVARDWTSSDPIASQNFIQNNILNTEYWEIVLRIQLIQQKLIFKK; encoded by the coding sequence ATGGAAATACTGATATTAATACTATTATTATTTATTACTGTATTCTTAGGACTACCAATTTTAGTGACAAAATTGAGGGCTAAAGGAAAAGGTGCAAATATATCATTTAAGGAAGCAATTGGTTTAAATTTTAGACACACTAACAAGAAAGAGTTATTTAAAGCACTTGCTTTGATTCAAAATAACAACCTTGATCTAAAATTAGCAGACCTTGAAGCCCATCATTTAGCAGGTGGTAACACTCAGAAAGTTGTTGAGTCCTTTCTTAAGAATAAGGACCAGAAAGGAATTACATATCAAATGTTGACTGCTTTGGATATAATGGGAAAAGATATTGACGAAGCAATTCAAAAGACGACAGAAATTCATACTTTGACTATAAACAATATAGAATTCAGAACATTCAAAGTAGATTTATGGGCTGAGTATAAACATGGTATTCGAGTCGCGTTTGAGAATGAGGATGCAAAAAGTAACGGAATTGAAGATAGAGTGAAGGAAAAACTAACAGCAGTAGCCAGGGATTGGACATCATCGGATCCAATTGCATCGCAGAATTTTATACAAAATAATATTCTGAACACTGAATATTGGGAAATCGTGTTAAGAATTCAACTGATTCAGCAAAAATTAATATTTAAGAAATAA
- a CDS encoding transposase has product MYNNNGIVKRYSEGFKLKILAELSTGNYSKKQLGDIYGIHRSTINEWIKKYDRKDLMNTRILVETKDETTRIKALQNEIKQLKELLIKKDLDKLVLDSYLEVAAEQLGYKNVEELKKNLNI; this is encoded by the coding sequence ATGTATAACAATAATGGTATCGTAAAGCGATACAGCGAGGGTTTTAAACTCAAAATTTTAGCCGAACTTAGTACTGGAAATTATTCCAAAAAACAACTAGGCGACATTTACGGAATCCATAGATCAACTATCAATGAATGGATTAAAAAGTATGACCGTAAAGACCTTATGAACACACGTATTCTTGTGGAAACAAAAGACGAAACAACCCGGATCAAAGCCTTGCAAAACGAAATCAAACAGCTCAAAGAGTTATTGATTAAAAAGGACTTAGATAAATTAGTATTAGATTCTTATCTGGAAGTAGCTGCCGAGCAGTTGGGCTACAAGAATGTTGAAGAATTAAAAAAAAACTTAAACATCTAA
- a CDS encoding IS3 family transposase, which translates to MKAVDTTRHTGQASIEQTCQCYHLHRDAYYKAKHRKCKQDKEAIQVIKLVNTERITQARVGTRKLHKELKVAFMSAGLKVGRDKLFEILKEHNMLVKRKKASCKTTDSYHRFHKYKNLVKDMTVTEPNQVWVADITYIRTITGFCYLALITDMYSRKIVGYDISNSLELHGCLRAFKMAIKQARPKAGLVHHSDRGIQYCSNLYVSELKKRNIKISMTEENHCYENAIAERVNGILKDEFYLDQCFLNIQYASNATKNAIDIYNNKRLHLSLGYKTPNKVFKNIA; encoded by the coding sequence GTGAAAGCAGTGGATACAACAAGGCACACTGGGCAGGCCAGCATAGAGCAAACCTGCCAGTGTTACCACTTGCATCGTGATGCTTACTATAAAGCTAAACATCGTAAATGCAAGCAGGATAAGGAAGCCATACAAGTCATTAAATTGGTAAATACAGAACGCATTACTCAAGCTCGCGTTGGAACTCGAAAGCTGCATAAAGAGTTAAAAGTTGCTTTTATGTCAGCAGGCCTTAAGGTTGGAAGAGACAAACTGTTTGAGATTCTGAAAGAGCATAATATGCTTGTAAAACGCAAGAAAGCATCCTGTAAAACAACAGATTCTTATCATCGTTTTCACAAGTATAAGAATCTTGTTAAGGATATGACAGTAACGGAGCCTAATCAGGTGTGGGTAGCTGATATAACATACATTAGAACCATTACAGGCTTTTGTTACCTGGCATTAATTACCGATATGTATTCGCGAAAAATAGTAGGATACGATATAAGTAACTCTTTGGAGCTGCATGGATGCTTGCGGGCCTTTAAAATGGCCATAAAGCAAGCCCGGCCTAAGGCCGGATTAGTACACCACTCTGATAGAGGCATCCAATATTGTAGCAATCTGTATGTTAGTGAACTGAAAAAACGGAATATAAAAATCAGCATGACAGAAGAGAATCATTGTTATGAAAATGCTATTGCAGAAAGAGTTAATGGCATTCTGAAAGATGAATTCTATCTTGATCAATGCTTTCTTAATATCCAGTATGCCAGCAATGCAACCAAGAATGCAATCGATATTTATAACAATAAAAGATTACACCTATCTTTAGGATACAAAACTCCTAATAAGGTCTTTAAAAATATAGCTTAA